From Bacillota bacterium, the proteins below share one genomic window:
- a CDS encoding cysteine ABC transporter substrate-binding protein, with the protein MKKFSRIFTLTLAIAILMSTLAGCSSKASSSSSIDTIKKNGVIRIGVFSDKPPFGYVDENGKNQGFDVYIAKRLAKDLLGDEDKVHFVLVEAASRVEYLETNKVDIILANFTVTDERKQKVDFANPYMKVALGVVSPDGAPITDVSQLKGKKLIVNKGTTAETYFTKNYPDIELLKFDQNTEAFQALKDGRGAALAHDNTLLFAWARQNPGFTTSIGSLGSQDTIAPAVKKGNTELLNWINDELTKLGNENFVHKAYDATLKPAYGDTVDPESVVIEGGKQ; encoded by the coding sequence ATGAAAAAATTTTCAAGAATATTTACCCTAACACTGGCAATTGCTATCCTTATGTCAACACTCGCGGGATGCTCTTCAAAAGCTTCTAGCAGTTCCAGTATCGATACAATAAAGAAGAACGGCGTCATTAGAATAGGGGTATTCAGCGACAAGCCACCATTCGGATATGTTGATGAAAATGGCAAAAATCAAGGTTTTGATGTGTACATAGCCAAGCGTCTGGCAAAAGATCTGCTCGGCGATGAAGACAAAGTGCATTTCGTACTGGTTGAGGCTGCAAGCCGGGTCGAATACCTTGAAACTAATAAGGTTGACATTATACTGGCGAACTTTACTGTCACAGATGAGCGGAAACAAAAAGTTGACTTTGCAAATCCTTACATGAAGGTGGCACTAGGAGTCGTTTCCCCCGATGGCGCTCCAATAACCGATGTGTCACAGCTTAAAGGTAAAAAACTAATTGTTAACAAGGGCACAACCGCAGAAACTTACTTTACAAAAAATTATCCCGATATAGAGCTTTTAAAATTTGATCAGAATACCGAGGCATTCCAAGCTCTAAAGGATGGACGCGGCGCAGCCCTTGCACATGATAACACCCTACTTTTTGCATGGGCAAGACAAAATCCAGGATTCACTACCAGTATAGGCTCACTTGGCAGTCAGGATACAATTGCTCCTGCTGTTAAAAAGGGCAATACCGAGCTTCTAAATTGGATAAATGACGAGCTTACAAAACTCGGCAATGAAAATTTTGTCCATAAAGCATATGACGCAACCCTTAAACCCGCGTATGGAGACACCGTCGACCCGGAATCAG